The following nucleotide sequence is from Gymnodinialimonas phycosphaerae.
CGACAGGGTCGCGCGCTTCCGGGCTGTCGTGCAAAAGCTGCCCGCGCTCCAGGATCAGTACGCGCAAGCCCGACCCTGCCAATCCGGCGGCCAATGTCGCCCCGCCCATGCCGGAGCCTACGATGATGATATCCGCGTCGGTCATTACCCTCTCAGCAATACATTTGGAACGTTCCAATTCCAAGTCAAAAAGCACGCGGGCCGCTCGGGGCGCGGTCACACCAGTAGTTACGAAAAAACTACAGGTTTACTACAGGACGACGACACGGATTTTTCAGGCAATCCGGGCTTGGGACGTGGGGTCGAACAGAACCGCCTTGTCCATGTTCACCGCGAATTCGAACGGTTGGTTCGGGTGCACGTCGGCATCGGCACGCATCCGCGCGATGCAATCCTTTCCCGACAGCGTGGTGCTGACGAAGGTGTCCGCCCCAGCAGGTTCCGTTATACTGACCGTGTTGGTCATCATCTGGATGTTGCGCGCGTTTCGGTCAGCGCCCTCGGGGTCTGTGATCGCCTCGGGCCGGACGCCAAGCATCACCTTTTTGTCGACGTAAGCTCGGTAGGCCTCGGGCGCATCCTCGATGCGAAGCGCCACATCCGCCCCCTCGGCCCCGGTGAACTGCGCATGCAGCGCGCCGTTCATTTCCACCAGTGTGGCGTCGAGCACATTCATTGCGGGCGAGCCCATGAAGGTCGCTACAAACAGGTTGGCAGGGTTGTCGTAGATCTCTTTGGGGGTGCCAAGCTGCTGGACGTAGCCGTCATACATGACAGCGATCCGGGTCGAAAGCGTCATCGCCTCGATCTGGTCGTGGGTCACGTAAACGATTGTTGTGCCAAGCTTTTGGTGCAGCTTCTTGATCTCGGTCCGCATGTCGACACGCAGTTTCGCGTCAAGGTTGGACAGCGGTTCATCGAAGAGGAAGACATCCGGGTCCCGCACCAAGGCGCGGCCCATGGCTACGCGCTGGCGTTGTCCGCCGGAAAGCTGACCGGGCTTGCGCTTCAGCAGGTCTTCGATCTGCAACAGTTTGGCGACATCGGCCATGGCCTTGTCGCGTTCAGGTTTCGGCGTGCCCTGCATCTCCAGCCCGAAAGTGATATTCTGGCCCACGGTCATGTTCGGGTAGAGGGCGTAGCTTTGGAACACCATCGCGATGTTGCGCTTGGAGGGCGTGACGTCATTGACGACCCGGTCCTTGATGGCGATCTCTCCGCTGGTGATCCCCTCCAACCCCGCGATCATGTTGAGTAGCGTGGACTTGCCACAGCCCGAGGGGCCAACGAGAACAAGGAATTCCCCCTCTTGCACCTGGATGTCGACCTTATGCAGAACCTCCACCGCGCCGTAGGATTTGGTGACGTTGTTGATGTCTAGAAAACCCATGGGACTTATCCTTTGACCGAGCCAGCCATCAGGCCACGGACGAAATATCGACCGGCCACGATGTAGACGAGAAGGGTTGGAGCGGCAGCCATGATGGCGCCTGCAAAGTGGACGTTATACTCGCGCACGCCGGTGCTTGAGTTGACGAGGTTGTTGAGCGCTACCGTCATCGGTGCCGCCCCACCTGACGCGAAGGACGCGCCGAAGAGGAAGTCGTTCCAGATGTTGGTGAACTGCCAGATGCAGCAGACGGCGATGATCGGGCCGGAGCTTGGCAACATGATGCGCCAGAAGATCTGGAAGAAGCCCGCCCCATCGATCTGGGCCGCGCGCACCAGTTCGGTCGGGAAAGCGGCATAGTAGTTGCGGAAGTAGAGCGTGGAGAAGCCGATACCGTAGACCACGTGGACCAGGATCAACCCGTAGGTGGTGCCCGAGATGTTCAGGATACCCAGGATCCGTGCCATCGGGATCAGGACGATCTGGAAGGGGATGAAGCAGGAAAACAGCAAGAGCCCGAAGATCCACGTCGCGCCCCGGAAGTGCCATTTGGTCAGCACGTAGCCGTTCAGCGCCCCCGCGATGGTCGAGATCGCGACCGCAGGCACCGCCATGGCGATGGAGTTGATGAAATAGGGGCGCAGGCCCGTCGGCTCTACCCCGATCTGTGCCGTGGACCAGGCCGATAGCCATGGCTCGATCGTCCATTGCTGCGGCAGGGCGATCATGTTGCCGCCGGTGATTTCCTCCAGCGGTTTGAGGGAGTTCACCAGCATGATCCCGAAGGGCAGCAGGTAGAACAGTGCAAACAGGAGCAGCACGAGGTAGATGAAAGTGCGCGCGACCTTGGAGGTCTTGATGGCGCTGTCGGCAGAAGCGATGGCCATTATTTCTTCTCCCTCAACTCGGCATAGAGGTAAGGCACCATGATCGCCGCAATCGTCATCAACATGATGACGGCGGACGACGCGCCGATGCCCATCTGGTTGCGGGTGAAGGTGTAGGAGTACATGAACGTGGCAGGCAGCGCCGTGGCGTTGCCGGGGCCGCCGCCGGTCAGCGCGATGACCAAGTCGTAGGACTTGATGGCAAGGTGGCTGAGGATCACGAAGGCGCTCAGGAACGCGGGCCGAAGTTGCGGCAGGATGATCCGGCGGTACATCTGGAATGTCGACGCGCCGTCCATCTGGGCAGCTTTCAGGATTTCGTTGTCTATGCCCCGCAGACCGGCAAGGAACATCGCCATGACGAAGCCCGAGGATTGCCAGACGGCGGCAATGACGATGGTGTAAATCGCCATCTCGCGGTCCTTGATCCAATTAAACTCGAAACTGGCCCAGCCCCACAGGTGCATCGTGTTCTCGATGCCAATGGCAGGGTCGAGAAACCATTTCCACGCCGTGCCCGTCACGATGAATGACAGCGCCATGGGGTAGAGGAAGATTGGGCGCAGCAGCCCTTCGCCACGAATCTTCTGGTCCAGCAAGATCGCGAGCATCAAGCCGATGATCGTGCAAATGATGATGTAAAG
It contains:
- a CDS encoding carbohydrate ABC transporter permease is translated as MAATDPMLGGADFRTRLQNWLPKIVLAPSFAVMVIFVYGFIAFTVYLSFTGSRMLPSFDLVGFQNYERLFRIREWDTAVTNLAIFASLYIIICTIIGLMLAILLDQKIRGEGLLRPIFLYPMALSFIVTGTAWKWFLDPAIGIENTMHLWGWASFEFNWIKDREMAIYTIVIAAVWQSSGFVMAMFLAGLRGIDNEILKAAQMDGASTFQMYRRIILPQLRPAFLSAFVILSHLAIKSYDLVIALTGGGPGNATALPATFMYSYTFTRNQMGIGASSAVIMLMTIAAIMVPYLYAELREKK
- a CDS encoding carbohydrate ABC transporter permease — translated: MAIASADSAIKTSKVARTFIYLVLLLFALFYLLPFGIMLVNSLKPLEEITGGNMIALPQQWTIEPWLSAWSTAQIGVEPTGLRPYFINSIAMAVPAVAISTIAGALNGYVLTKWHFRGATWIFGLLLFSCFIPFQIVLIPMARILGILNISGTTYGLILVHVVYGIGFSTLYFRNYYAAFPTELVRAAQIDGAGFFQIFWRIMLPSSGPIIAVCCIWQFTNIWNDFLFGASFASGGAAPMTVALNNLVNSSTGVREYNVHFAGAIMAAAPTLLVYIVAGRYFVRGLMAGSVKG
- a CDS encoding ABC transporter ATP-binding protein, producing the protein MGFLDINNVTKSYGAVEVLHKVDIQVQEGEFLVLVGPSGCGKSTLLNMIAGLEGITSGEIAIKDRVVNDVTPSKRNIAMVFQSYALYPNMTVGQNITFGLEMQGTPKPERDKAMADVAKLLQIEDLLKRKPGQLSGGQRQRVAMGRALVRDPDVFLFDEPLSNLDAKLRVDMRTEIKKLHQKLGTTIVYVTHDQIEAMTLSTRIAVMYDGYVQQLGTPKEIYDNPANLFVATFMGSPAMNVLDATLVEMNGALHAQFTGAEGADVALRIEDAPEAYRAYVDKKVMLGVRPEAITDPEGADRNARNIQMMTNTVSITEPAGADTFVSTTLSGKDCIARMRADADVHPNQPFEFAVNMDKAVLFDPTSQARIA